The following are from one region of the Mangifera indica cultivar Alphonso chromosome 14, CATAS_Mindica_2.1, whole genome shotgun sequence genome:
- the LOC123196175 gene encoding uncharacterized protein LOC123196175, translating to MGKDNDTKCAFRLTSLQIGDLQSYLSDLCLFLAFESKKIYILVDNRPWLVSQDSRPTHLWQLMVTKSRLSPFANTKARRQRKEGKDSCTTPGAIKSEKVKRWFSLIDAVTLSQKRALLPVKTFGRHLLLISELHRTLYGFIVFEVSWTDVRGINYYNELQTDTSLAIEAKFMRRWEFDSIAQAATCISSWFSGKHSEHLQLRDYLYSAIGEIFYDAEEDFWGATPKDDDENICSENQYGEDTSTQCITSMFSAYAVTTESRTSEPLSPPLTEPYKRRKVMKCNGDEFEVEDLLCNSETCTECDIAAKATQYRDVLILFRFNDPHLPFKLRKIIMSDLRLLTLLEAGLPSWVIFLQSYPGFCHLYRPWMCPLARALYVLISAVTVLIGFYDLYKNVPVLKAAASRFCGPLLDWIETWDMVSRIKYLGTMLFLQNFQKAVQWFLAITRTIRSFFLFVTLPMAEPLMEVLNFLLPLWNALVQVVESSCSIIWVLIGSSCSLIGDLMEIVLLPIWLIISFIWNIANFVLCPIFWMLWEMLFVPIRLVLALASFMAFIFAGIFELLADIWRAVSGIFQLSSASKATVSTYEVSMWRSLWNDLFSQVFRALRSILNGFVAFFMACNRHRLSIYNHIQEFIQRLLGQTQRPQPSDLKQSNKQVKLKVCLKETLQEVRS from the exons ATGGGGAAAGATAATGATACTAAATGTGCATTTCGTTTAACAAGTCTTCAAATTGG GGATTTGCAGTCCTATCTTTCAGATCTTTGCCTCTTTCTGGCATTTGAAAGTAAGAAAATCTACATTTTGGTGGACAACCGACCATGGCTGGTGAGCCAAGATTCACGGCCAACACACCTGTGGCAACTGATGGTTACCAAG TCCAGGCTATCTCCATTTGCAAACACTAAAGCACGGAGGCAAAGGAAGGAGGGAAAGGACAGTTGTACCACACCTGGTGCTATTAAATCAGAAAAGGTTAAGAGGTGGTTTTCATTAATTGATGCTGTAACTCTGTCCCAAAAGAGGGCTTTGCTACCTGTTAAGACGTTTGGTCGCCATTTGCTCTTAATCAGCGAGTTACATAGGACCTTGTATggttttattgtatttgaaGTTTCATGGACTGATGTTAGAGGCATTAACTATTATAATGAACTTCAG ACTGATACCTCCTTGGCCATAGAAGCTAAATTTATGCGAAGATGGGAATTTGATAGCATAGCTCAAGCTGCAACTTGTATATCGTCGTGGTTCTCAGGGAAACACTCTGAACATCTGCAACTGAGAGATTATTTATATTCTGCCATAG GAGAGATCTTCTATGATGCTGAAGAAGATTTCTGGGGGGCTACCccaaaagatgatgatgaaaacatttgcagtgaaaaccaatatggcGAAGATACTTCTACACAGTGCATCACTAGCATGTTTAGTGCATATGCTGTAACTACAGAAAGTAGAACAAGTGAGCCGCTCTCTCCTCCCCTAACTGAACCTTATAAGAGAAGAAAAGTGATGAAGTGCAATGGTGATGAATTCGAAGTTGAAGACTTATTATGCAACTCTGAGACTTGTACTGAGTGTGACATTGCAGCCAAAGCTACCCAGTACCGTGATGTTCTGATTTTGTTTAGGTTCAATGATCCTCACCTCCCATTCAAATTAAGGAAAATCATAATGTCTGATCTGCGCTTACTTACCCTACTAGAGGCTGGGCTTCCATCTTGGGTAATATTTCTCCAATCGTATCCAGGATTTTGCCATCTCTATCGCCCCTGGATGTGCCCTCTTGCTCGAGCTTTATATGTGCTGATCTCAGCTGTCACTGTTCTAATaggtttttatgatttatacaaAAATGTCCCTGTTCTCAAAGCTGCTGCTTCACGTTTCTGTGGGCCTCTGTTGGATTGGATAGAAACTTGGGACATGGTATCAAGAATCAAATACTTAGGAACAATGCTATTTCTGCAAAACTTTCAGAAGGCTGTTCAATGGTTTTTGGCGATTACACGCACCATTCgatctttttttctatttgttaCATTACCAATGGCAGAACCTTTAATGGAGGTTTTAAACTTCCTTCTCCCATTGTGGAATGCACTTGTTCAAGTGGTGGAGAGTTCCTGTTCGATTATTTGGGTTTTAATAGGCTCTTCTTGCAGTCTAATTGGGGACCTGATGGAGATTGTGTTGTTGCCTATTTGGTTAATCATCTCCTTCATTTGGAATATTG CAAATTTTGTTCTATGTCCAATATTTTGGATGCTTTGGGAAATGCTTTTTGTCCCGATTCGCCTGGTCCTTGCGCTAGCTAGTTTCATGGCTTTCATTTTTGCTGGCATATTTGAATTGCTTGCTGATATATGGCGGGCTGTAAGTGGCATATTCCAGCTTTCCTCGGCTTCAAAGGCTACAGTTAGCACATATGAGGTTTCCATGTGGCGTTCACTTTGGAATGACTTATTCTCCCAG GTTTTTCGTGCTTTGAGAAGCATATTAAATGGTTTTGTTGCCTTCTTCATGGCCTGCAACAGGCATCGTCTCAG CATCTATAATCATATACAGGAATTCATCCAAAGACTGCTTGGACAAACCCAGAGACCCCAACCCTCAGATCTGAAGCAGAGTAACAAACAAGTAAAGCTCAAAGTTTG TCTGAAGGAAACTCTACAAGAAGTGAGGTCCTAA